GGGTTGAGCATTCTAATGCAAatgaaagataaaataaaaatgttatctTTCCAATGGTGCCAATTACATGCATATTGGAAGCTCATATTGGTCCTGATAAAGTTAAGTTAATAATATgaaagtcaattttttttttcaagtgtaTGTGACTGCAGCCCTGTCTGAATGGTCCTGCTTCCTGCTTTTCATGCCCCACaagttgagaaacactgatgtATAGCGGTTACATTGTATCACAGAATGTATTAGTTACATTATTACAGTTGTATTGGCACCTAATTAATACAGCTTTCTATTTCTGTCGATCAAGTCTGTTAACAGTAATAACACAAACAGTTTTTATGTCAGTGGTTGTAGGCCTCACTGCTTAATTATTTCCACACTGATTTATGTGGAACTATAAGTGTTCGCCCCAGGCAAGTTGTCACTAAGGCCAAGAATGGAAATAGGCCAACAACATTACTAAATGTATCTCACTTGCGTGATTGTAGAATGGAAATGGCtggtattttatttatatttgacaatttattatttgtgttttaATTACGCCAATGAGCAAATATTTTAATGACACAACATCATCAGTGTCGTTTTCTAGCCAGCCAAGCAGATAAAATAGCAATGCAGTTATGAGCCCTCTCTATCCCCACTTCAGTACTTAAAACAATATTGTGAAGCACCCTCTGCATTCATTGTAAAGTGGGGTTTGTTAATCGTGAATGAATGGAAGCAATGTTAGTGTAGTGGTGCAGCCTGTCACTGAAAGCTAATGCAGTATGTTCCCTTCACAGATGAGGGATTACCCTTTGTCTCCCGGACAGGAAAGACCAGTGACATGACAAAGataaagggatggagagacaagTTCGTTAGGAGCAAAGAAACTTCACCTTCTAAATGTGACGGTAAGGGTTgctcctcttttgttttttggctgCATTGTCCCTTTTACCACAGATTAGTGTAGTTATTCCAGTTTCCAAAAGCATAATTGAATTGTAACCGACCAATCGTACTTTAATTGGGAATGTTTTGTCATTGGTCATTGATAAATTGAactctctttatccctcctcTCCAAAAGGATCACAAAAGGACCTATCTGCCTTCTGCAGCAACATGCTGGATGAATACTTGGAAACCGAAGCTCAGCGAATCAGTGAGCGTGCTGCTACCTTCTCCACCAACCAGGAGGGCTCAGTGGCCTATCAGCTGCCTGCTAAAAGCTCCAGCTACGTGAAGACCCTGGACAGCGCGCTGAAGCATCGAAATGCTACATCCAAATCTCTAGCCTGGGCCAACAGACCCTGCCCCCTTTCCCACAAACCCCTCCTCTATTCTGTCCTGATGTCACAAGCTCCTCCCATGGCCAGACCTGCGCCCTCTGCCCAGGCAGGAGCCAGGCCCAAACCCAAACACCCCAACAAGAGTCCTGTGCTGACAATTACTGCAAAATCTGCTTCTGGGGCTAAAGTCACATATGAAGCCAGTCCTGCTTCACAGAGGTAAGGGCTTGTCATCACGCATGTCATTTATCATCGTTTTTATGGTCTCAGCTTTTTTGGACACTATCCCAATCATTTCTAGTGAACTTTCTAGTAAAACCTGAGGTCACAACATGGTATAGGTCTGCATCTCACACCACCACATTtagaatatatactgtataagggAAACACTTATCCAGAACAGGATTTGTAGTACAAAATGCAACATATCTGCTTTGCTAAATGCAATTGGACTTGGTGTCCTTTAACAATTTATTTCCAGTTGCCCCTTTTCTTCACATGCCGATTTATAGTTTCACATCTTTCAtcagctatgttcaatcagaaataggctggttttgcaAGCCtcgtttctttattttggtttttaaattggtcttcaATTTAATTCCAGGTAGCATCTGCAGCTACCCTGAttttgtgttgctctgtcttATAAAGCCCCAAGATCAAAATTGCCCTTCATAGGCTGCTCTATTATTTTCCATCAGTACACAGAGGAAACAGTACTCTAATGAGCTCAATTTTACCTTTCCGTTCAGATCCCCTCCATATAACCCAGGGGTCGGCCAGAAGCCTGTGGTGAGCTGTGGGCAGAGCCAGGGGGTGACGCACAACAGAATCCCAGGCTTCTCCAAGTTCCAGCACAAACTgttggagatggagatgggagCAGTCAACCAGGGCCTCGGCAGAACACACCTGACTCCAGAGAGACTGTCAGTGGCTCTGTCTGTATTGCTGACAGCAAAGGTATGTAACATACGTGTGCACTGTGTCTAGACACACTGATACAGGCTATGTAATACATTTATAATAACAAAGGTGTGGTACAATTCATTCTTAAAGCTAtgctaggcaagatttttatgtaaaaatacacccattttatcagcctaaattacatggggctgcaacagagaagatcATCCCATCCCCTACAACTGACAccctgtagattcgccctatttgcccaaatgaaatcctGGAGTTGGGTATggaagagtgaaatacaaactgtctactaaacagcagcaagcgaATGCTCcttccagagaaaactggatcTTTATATTGTTGGATGTTTTGCCTCCCTTGGTATAAAGCAATCACAGACCAGCAGAGTTGGTAAACAtaagcatgctgtgtgcagtttactgatgacatgttacatgatttgtgggtattgaagttcagatTTTTGCAACAGCTGCCTCTCGCTGCCGTTTGGCACCACcgatgtgcaaagttgcctagtgcagctttaaaacaagGAAAAGCACACAGACCTTGAAAACATTTCTGATGACTAACCGTACTCTCTCCACTTAATTTCAATCAGATGCTGCCCAGCCAACGTCTCAGTGTTCCCCAGTATAAGAAAGCCATGGGCCCTGAATGTGGCCAGGAGTTCTGCAGACTGGGCTGTGTGTGCTCCAGTCTCCAGCGTCTGAACAGAGGTCCGCTCCACTGTCGGCGGCTGGACTGCATGTTTGGCTGCGCCTGCTTCAAACGCAAGATCATCAAGCAGTTCGGCGTGGGGGAGACTGAGAACCAGATCCAGCCCCTGTATTGTAAGATCAGTTCTAATGTTAAGGCCTCGTGTGAATTGGGATAGCAGTTTTGCACTCCTTTTTATGTTAACAGTATTTGAAGCTTATGgattaattttgagaaaatgtcAGTGAAAGCTTGGTGTGCActggaatgtttttttcttttactctcACCTCCTTTACTGCTTTAATCCTACAATGTGATTATTTTAGAATGGATGATTGTGGATTAATTTCATCTTTCATATGGACTAAATTTTAAATGATAATTATTTAAGAAATTAAATAATAGCTGCAGCCTTCCGCTCATAACTATTTAATTGCCAGGAATGCAGCAATTCTTTCATGATTTTAAGTTTTTGACCACACAACTGTCGTTCATGTATAATGGAAATtctgttttcctgccttttcgCTTTCATTTCCAGCATTTATTGTGTTGGTCACAACCCTTAAACACTCAAAAGTGATAATGAACTGCTTGTTTCCCTCCCCAGCTGTGACTAACATGGAACATGAGGTCCAGCCTTGCCCAGGCTTCCATTCTGATACACTGTGGGACCGAAGCACCGCACTCCTGGATCCAGAGCCCGTCTTCGCCCCAAAAAATGCTGTTCTCTTGCCCAGCCAGGTGGCCCCTTCAAATAAGCGCAGTATCCCTCGGCTTAAccaacaggtaaaaaaaaaaagaaatccccCTCCTATTGGATTTACAGTAGCTATGAAAAGTGTTCTCCTCACTTAACATTTTGCACACTTCTTTGtgctaaaaacatttcaaatttgaACTCTATTCTAAATTTAATATGCCTAGCCACTGCAAAACATTCACTAGAATATAAAGTAGGAGACCAGTGAGCTTGATGAGTGATTGCTttgttgaaaaatgaatgactcatttcacaaaattaagGAATTGTCTCCCAAGTTGAACTCATCTTTTTTCTGAGACTGAAGAAATGCATACTTGTCAATGTATTTGTCTATCTTTTGTCACCTTTTGGGaggtttagggttaggctgATGATTCTGCACgccaattttttttaaacctcgaatgaatgaaaatgctgATTTGCAGGTGCGAGAGGAGGATAAGGATCCTGTGTATAAATACTTGGAGAGCATGATGACGTGCGCCCGTGTGAGAGAGTTCAACAGCAAGCCCCCTCCTCAGGTCACCATGCAGTCCAAGAGCCCTGCTGCTCTTACCCCACGCACCACGACAAGACCGCAGAAGACTACCAACAACCTGCCGAAACAAAACCCCAGCACTATACTGACTATAAAAAATGCAGGTAAAGAGCCACACAGGTGCAAATTAGATTATTTGGTTAAGAGTAATTTCGTTTCTGTTGTAAAAGTTTGACCATGTACTCATAATGGGGTTGTGATTTCTTAAACtctttttcatgtttaaaaaaaaaaaaaaaaaaatttaatccTTATCTTCCCACAATTCAAAATATGTTAGGCTTTTTGTGTTGTCTGGATGCCTGACTGCATGATATTGAAAAAGACTGAAGCGgtggccacactgatccatcagaaaacaaacagaattattgacggatagatttctgtctgttgggctgttttggaacgtcaacatggtggcgAGAAACAGACTATAAAGTATAAACTGTAGAAACTGACCCGGAAAAGCTACAGTCATCCCAAAATTATACCCGGCTTTCTCcgtttttatcttcttttttttggttgtaCCATTGTCTCTGTTTGCCGCTAAACGCATGGTGACGAATCCATCCGTCTAGAAAAAGTgtaactgggttgaactttctgtcagACGGACGTGTCATCAGCCCTGTCCGGACAACAGAGAcggctctcattgaaaatgaattgaaatgaacataCACGGACAGACAAAACGAATCAGTGTGGCCGCCACCTGACTGTTATACTACTAattactatatatactgtaaccaTAATCCTTCATGTCCTCAAGCAGGGAAGGCTTCTCTGCAGGCCAAATCCAAAGAAACAGAACCGACCAAGCAGGTGGAGATCCAGTCAACATGTCAATGGGGCAAGGACCGTAAAATGGTCCTGGAAGGTTTATGTCAACGCCTGAAACGGGATAACCTATCCCCGCAATTCTGCGTTGGACCCTACCTCATTCGCATGGTCTCCAAAATCTACATTAAAAAGGCCAGCGGTTCCACCATCACCTACAAGGTAAGTCTTTGTAGAATAGTCCCTCTCATGCAGAAGTGCTGTATGATTCAAGTCTGGAATCTGTTTTCTTACATTGAAATTATatagttatttatttagtcAAAAAATATAATGACTATACAACCAACATAAGTTTTACATGAGGTTTCCCCTGTGAACCTCCCTTTGACGATTCCAGTGTGCTTAACTCCTTTACATGCTGTAGACCAAGAAAGAGTCCAGGTCCAATGGGATAGGGAGTCGCCTGCTCATCTCATATGCAAAGCAGTTGGGTCCCATTTGAAACTCCATCTTTCAGCTGTCATTTATACAGCAGAGGGTGCCATCGCCGTGAAAACGGTCTAACAGGTAGAACAGACACCCCAAGGCTCTCAGTGACTACAGTTGCCTTGATTTCGTTAATGGTGAAATAACTGCACCAATAGAGAAGTCAAGGCAACTGGGCTGAGAGGCTGGTTAAGGAAGTCAAGAGCTCCTGGCCCAAAACGGAGCCTTTTGTGAACCGGTTTCAGTTTCCCTACAGGGCCAAGTGGGATAATAAAAAAGACGCTGCTGTAGCACTGCTTGATCATATATTCAAATACCTGGAGGGCAGTAAGAAGCACCACAGGCTGctttgtgttgatttttcatcAGCATTCAGTACAGCTCCATCTTCTCATATGGAAATGTATCAGTAATTTTGGTTTATACTCCAGTGTTGTGGTTGGGATCCTGGATTTTTTTAACCAACAGAGTCCAGAGGGTGAATAGATGACTTTCTGTAACTGTCTTCATGTATCGGCTCTTCCCAGAGTTTTGTCCTCAAACCTCTCTTGTACATTCTGTATACAGATGACTGTTGTAGCATGAGAACAGGTTTGATGAAAGGTTTGCTGATGACTCCAGTTAGTCTACCTCAGGCGATGAAACCTGCCATGATCCTGTTGTCGATGAGTTTGTACATTGGTATGACAGTGCTTTTCTACAACTGCAGTGTTTGCCATATATTGTTTATATTCAGCCCGCTTAGTTAAAAATCAGCTGCCCAGGTAAATTTGTTTCAGATGCATTTGTGCTGTGATGCACTAAGCTGGTGTTGAAACTTGGTATTTTGTCATCGATTTAAGTTTATTAATGCTGCCAAGCAATAAAAGCGTGTTTGTGAACTAGTGATTCATTCTGCCCAGTGCTCCTTCTAGTTGCACTGTCTGTGGTGAGTGACACAAACAGAATAGAGGCAAAGTTTGCATTGTTGCTACTGACTTTTTCAATTATATGTTAGTATGGTAATCTTGGTATGCGAGTGAAGAATGCTGTAGTGAAAATTGTGGAGGTGGCCAGTAAGATGGAGTACAGTTCAGTTGCCTCAGTAATATATACAGCAGGCAGGTGGTAAACAAAGCAAATGCCATCATTTCTGACTCTGCCCATCCCTTACATTCTGTGTTTGATTATTACCCTCTGGCCAATTGTTCAGTCTCACTTCTGCCAAAAAAACGGGTATAAGACTCCCTTATCCCTACAGCCATAGGCCTCATGAATTTTggtagagggaggagaaaggccATGGTTGTTTGCTGATCATAATATCAACAATTGGTGGTGACAGCGGTTGTGGCTGTGATGATAACTATGATGTTTTCTCTTGTGCTGCTTGTCTGAAACTCTGCACTCTCGACACCATGCATCAGTGACTgacttgtttgttgttgtgcatGTCAgtcttatgtttttatttaatgttcTGTACTTGCTGTAAAACCAGATGCCCATTGagacaaataaagttgaaatcTGCTCTACTATCCCTCCCAGGTCCACATCAGTAAGCCGAAGAAAACcagtgatgaggatgaggaggatgaatcGGATGACGCCGATGAGGAAGAGGTGGCTGATGACAGCCCTGATGAGGACCAGGAGCCGGTGGAGGAGGACAGTCCAACTGAGGAGCCGGAGTTGCAGGTTGGAGTAACGCCCTTCCTGAGTGGAGTGTTACCTGCCGGCAAACTGAGAGCCAGGAAGAAACCCAGTGGCTGCCAAGCGGTGGGACTCATACAGGTCAGGCTGGCAAAACTGCTACTTCCAAGTGGGTTTTACAAGGGGTGGGCCACACCTTAATATGTTTTATAAAACATGATTGAAAGCATGTTAATGTTTGTGGGTGACAACAATCTGCAAAAAGCATTGCAGAAAATTTTGATTTGAGAAATATGGAGTTGCACAAATAATGAGTTTGAGAATAATGAATTATGAGATTCTTAAACCTCTATGTGTGAGGTGTAGTCTAAAGGGCCAGGCCAAAAACATAGTGTGATGTATTTCTTGATGAATGCTTGCTTGCCTTATACAAGATTGTAACCGATTATTTGCCCATGCAATCAGTAGAAATTAAATGTAAagactcaaaacatttcaaaaggtATCTACATTTACTTCTTTCTTCCTGTCCTTTACAGGTTAACGGCAAATCCTACACTCAGGCCAGACTGTTGCTGGGGAACATGGGATCTCTTCATCCGGCCAACCGCCTTGCAGCATACGTCACAGGCCGGCTACAAGCTACAACCAAGATTCCTCATCAAAACTCTCAGAAACCAGACTCCAAATTCCGCACTCCTGGTATTCGGCGCCTAAAGACTGCTGGCACCATCGTCCCTCCAGTGATCACTGCAAGGAAAACCAAAGCCCAGAAGACACCAAAAGTACCACCAGGTatgattctttctctttctgtgttccTTGGCCACAGTAAAAGCACATAGTTTTTAATTGATTGCTCGCCAAAGGAGGGAAAATTAACTAGAAACTCAGCGAATGAAACTGTTGTCACTGATATAGAAAACCATAAAGGTTTCACATGCAGTTTTGATTGTTTTGTAATCACTAGAGTGTGACTAGAGTGACTAGAGTGAGGAGCTAACGCGAGTCTTAGCTCCTGCGTAATGTAGCTTTGTCGGAGCTGTAATGAAGTCCCTTCCTCTCTTGCAATATAACAAACCAATCCTCACACAAAAAATGcacagatttagatttagacaAACTTTTATTCAGCAAGTTAACCCTCGGTGACTAACACAACACTTCCATTTATGACGTGTCTGCAGCTGCTTCACAGTAAAAGCCCAGCATTTTTTTGGtcccttttctttttgtatAACAGAAAATGTGAATCAATATTATGCACTTGAtttatacatataaatacatacatatatacatgcgAAGAAAAAGCTTGCATGCtgcatattaattattttatgtggtaaaatatGTACTGCTCCTATAAGCcattttactatttatttattcatttatttagttAGTTATTCTCTAGCCAAAACCCTTTTTCTTTGCGGGTTGCTTTATTTCTGTATGTGAAAGTTGATCATTGATCACTAACGcaataaaggtaaaaatgataaaaaggaaaaatatgaatatattgtCTTCAAAGTCGATTTAAGTGGTGCTGCTAATGTGTTACTAAACGTTTCAGTAGGCAGGCCCAGTGCCACTTGTGGAAGAAGTTAGTCTGGAACCCTGCTGTAACTGTGCATTAACAGGAATTTATGATCTGACGAGTCACTTCTCCTTTTCTAGAGAAGACCCACACTTCCTTGTCCCATCGCCCCCCCCAAGGACCTTGCTAGCTCTTGCACGTTCCTTGTCCATGccaaccccccgcccccccacccccacccccctgcaGCCTCTGCTGGCTCACACCTTCTGTCATGCCCCCTGGGGCTAAGAAAGTGCTACTGCAGCCTATTGAAACCACACAGGGAGATAGACTGTACCGCCACCCTAATGGACAGCTTATAAAGATAGTGCCCAACATCAAGCAGATGGCTCAGATTAAACCCAAGATTGTTAGTGTTGGCAAGAGTCCTGGTGAGTGTagggagaaaacaaatgcatgcacacaaattcGCATCTGTGTTCCTTTTCTCTGTTATGCTTTAAAGACCTAATCTGAGATTTTCAGCATATCAGTTACAGGTATAGACACACAGGTTGTAATGTAAAGTAGTGTAGCACTGCAGGTCTAAAATTAAGCCGTCACACCATTGCCTTTTCATCATAATTAAGGAGATTTTTGTTACTACAAAGTTAAACCATGCTAATAGCCCTAATTTACAAAATCAGAACAGAAGGAAACATCTTCATGTTGTGCCTTTCCTTGGTGGGACGACCCTTTCATGTGTTTGGATTAAGgattttaaaactttaaaacaaGGCATTTTTCTAGCGTCTAAAAAACGTAATCTTAAGGTATGTTGCGATAGGATAATTATTTCTTTATCACAGCACCCTCTCCTGTGTTGTTTTGCTTCCTCAGGTCAGCGAGTCCAGCCAGACCTTTTGAGACGAGGACCTGGCACCTTCCTACACCCTTCACTAAAACCCTCTGCCATCAACCCTCTCATCACGTTTGTCAGCAGCCATCGCGGCTCTGTCACCCCCTTCTGGAACAGCTCATCCTCCTCGCCTGTCTCGCTCACAGTCTCCCCCTCGCTCAAAACCCCCAGCTTCTTGAGAGAGAGTGGGACCTATTCTTTCAGGATCTGCCCTCCATCCAGACAGGGCTCCCTTGGCCAGAACCTACCAGGAGTTGCCCTGCCGGGGGGCTTCACCCTCATCCAGCTCCCTAAGCCTGGTGTTGATGGAGCTTTTGTACAACCAGCAGAAACTGTGAATACTACAAACACGACTGGTACGGCTAAACCCCCACCACAAAAAGAAGTTTCATTCTCTTTCGGCAGCTCTGCAGACAATTCAGATGTGGATGGACCTGGTTTGGCCTCAGACCACGCCCACACTGGAACCAAGGACCTATCAAGTGGCAGATCAGATGAGCCTGGCTCCTCCCCCGAGCTGATATGTGATGAGAATATGCCTTCAGATGAGAGTGATGATGCTAAGAAGTGTAAATTGATGACGCGGGTAGAGTCAGACCTGGATATTGGTTCAGAGGACATGTCCTCTGACTCTTCGGATTATGATGGAGAGGGTGACGAAGATGTAAGTGTAAGAAATTTGGATTTTTGAGTGTATTTAGTTTTCATTGAAACATGATTCTGCCAGATTGCAGAGTGTGAGTAAACATTGCATAAACTACAACAAAGCTGGTGCTGAAATGGTTTGAAATTGTCCATATCAGACTCAGAGAGTAACGTAATACTGCAGTTTGTGGTAATAGTGCCTGGGTATCAAGAGTCTTTAAGGCAATTCTTACTGATTCTTGTTGGTATTTATCATCAAAGAGCTCTAAAATGCATGGACTCTTACCATCATAAGAACTCAAGTTTTATACTAGTTTATGGGCATTTTTATTGAGGAAATCAATTGAGTATGGTCTGATCCTATTTAGGAAAACGGCTGTTGTGTAAATgtttaacagaaaataaattactttACGGCCCAATTAAATGTGCTTTCATTCAGCAATGAAAGgcattgaaaaaaatattgtttttgaacTGGCATTGTTAAAAACACTTGTTATGGTGATTAATAGACCTTTCTGCATGCGTGCTACATATCTGTTGCAATGTTGTGGTCAGTGTTACAGCTCTAAAAAATTGTTTGGTATGTTGTTTTCCCCAGGATGAGACAGTAGACATCGAGACGGTAGAAGAAACCAGAGAAGGAATCACCATCTCTGAAATGATGGCAGCCGCCAGCAAGACATTACTGGAGTCACggtaagaagtgtgtgtgtgtgtgtgtgtgtgtgtgtgtgtgtgtgaagtaaacCAAAAAGTGTCAGCCAtacaaatgtgtgcatgtgtaatgcatgaatgcacacatgTGGACATGTTGGACTGATAACGTTTTGAATGTTTGCCTCAAAAGTGGATGTTGATTGCTTCTCTACCGCAGGTATTCCAGTGAGGATTCTGGATCAGCGAGGGAACTCGGAGTTAAGGTAGGGCCCTTTCCACCTGGTAGCCCCATGCTCGTTATGTACTCTAATCTCTGTATTTTGAGGCTGGGAAGCTTTCTACTCTCCCTTATGCAGCAGCCATACAGCAAAATAGTTGAATATTTCCAATGCATTAACATTGACATCTCCAATATTGACCTCAGATTCAATTCTCGTTGCTTAATAAACTTGGAATGTCTTAACACTGGGTTTATGTTATGCAGTACTTGCTTGTATAATTAGTATTGTTTCTCATTGTGTTACTATCATCCTTCTCTCCACCCCAGCATGAAAACAACAATGGAAAGGATGAGTATCATAATAGAAAGAGACGGACAAACCACAAGGTGCTAGAGAGGCTCAGGCGCTCTGAGCAGCGGTACCTCTTCAACAGACTGCAGAGTGTCCTCCAAAGTGACCCACGGGCCCCCAAGCTACGCCTCCTCTCACTGGTCAGCTTCACTTCCTAAACATCCTGTCGAGCCAAGTAGACCAGTTTTTCCCCTCTATCCATTCAGTTGACGTGGGCCACACACTACAAGAAAAACTGTTGTCTGCTAgggaaaatatgaaaagaatCTATTATATCTTAGCTATATTTCCCTTTAATATACGTAAATGTGGCCAATGTTACAATTGGTGTTTTGATCATTATAAAGAACCAGAACTATCAGAGAGTAGAGGAGGTAGATACTTTAAAGAATTATGGTTTTAGTCAACATTTGCAACTATGCTACTAcaagtttattttaattttcacGTGCGAATATTTGCAAATTAATTCTGTAGCAAACTTGTAGTGAACCTTTGACAGAAGCTTGTTGTAGATTTGCCACTTTTAGCAAACATTGGCAAACTTGTGGCAAAGTATTTTACGAATTGGCTGCAGGTTAGATGCAAACTTTTCATTTTGATGTGGAAGTGAGTCTTATGGAGAACAGGCTGGTAATTGCTTAATAGTGCTAATTGAGCCTTGCTCCAAATGAAATAAAGCCATATGAACACTTCAGTCAAACTACAGTAAcccaaacctaaacctaaaatACTATTTTCAGGCTCCCAGTTAACAATTAGAGTAAAAGAAGAATGAGACACAACTGTTTATACTGTTTATGCAGTAGATATCTGCACAGCCACCCACATTAACTCTTTTGCAGGTAAACAGGTGGCCCACTCCAATAGTCAGACTACTTTAATCAGGTTTTAACAGATAATCTAGTTACAGCTCTGTGCCATCCCAGTCAATTTCTCCATCATGTTATGTTTCAGGCTCAAAGTGAGATCCGGACTCTGGCTGAGACATCTAAATGTctggaagaaaagaagaggaggctgACTCAGATGCAGTCTATCTATGTGAAGGAGCTTTCCATTTTGTCTGGTATGTATAATTTGTGTTGTTACATGTGTTGCaatgttgtcattttgtgttcAGTCTCCCTTTGTGCTTGTTCTTAAAAGGACTGTGTAGGGATATTTAATCAGATAAATGACATGCATCTTCTCATGTCTCAATGAACAGATTAAGATTAATTGACATCATCTCATTGCATATACATAGCTCAATTTAGTGAAATTTATATGAAATTACACCTTTTTTAGGTAAACCAAAGGAGTTGATCAAGATGAAGCTGAAAGAAATCTATGAGAGGCAGAAATTGAatgaaaggagacagaggatggtgcctttctctctctttccaagaCACCAGCCCAAAACGTCTGTACCACAAGCCACTACCCATCAGCCCATGCTCCAGCCCATTCTCCTGTCTCAGCCTAAGGCTCCAGCCCCAGCCGAAATCACTGTGTGCCAGCCCAGGCCTAAGCCGCAACAAGTAGTCTCAACTCTAGCCACAGCCGAGATCACTACATCCCTGTCACGGGTAGAAGGTCAACCTCAAGCACCTGTGGCCTCAGTCCAAGTCACTGATCATCAAACTAAGATTAAGGACCAGCCTGAAACACCTGGAGCCCCAATCCAGGTCACCGCACCCCACTCCCAGATGGAGGACCAGTTTCAAGCACCTTCAGCCCCAGCCACACCTCAGGTCACTGCACCCCAGGATGGACCTCAAGCACTCCCACCCTCACCCATATCCCCAACACAGGTCTCAACCCCCCAGTCCAACCTCCTCCCTCAGGCTGCCGGTTGCCCTCCACAGCCATTCACTCTTCCTCTGATTCGCTCCAAGACTGGCAGAATCATACTTCCCTCATGTCTGAAGCCAAGTAAGTTGTCACAGAAGCATTACGAGTTCCCGCTTTTGTCCTGATTTATTCCCCTGATTCAAATTCCCTCTCATTTAAATacctttatgtttttctttcacaGTCGGGCAAGGATTCTACACGCTCATGCTCATGGGagcaaagggagaggagagtgaggttAGCTCCTCACCTCAAACGCTGCCTTCTGACCTGGACTCCTCCCAGGACCAAGAGAGGATTTCCTCTGAATCTGAGC
This genomic stretch from Centroberyx gerrardi isolate f3 chromosome 18, fCenGer3.hap1.cur.20231027, whole genome shotgun sequence harbors:
- the mgab gene encoding MAX gene-associated protein gives rise to the protein PSLLTFKGVTVTLENNSVWKQFYNCGTEMILTKQGRRMFPYCRYRLTGLEPTRQYNLVLSIVPADQHRYRWNINKWEASGPAEHQTQGLIRAFSHHYSPCLGSDWMGGMVSFYKLKLTNNSHDQEGHIILHSMHRYIPRLHVIPVPDGGGPTPDQPVVKGPESMTFTFPQTEFIAVTTYQNLRITQLKINHNPFAKGFRDDGHNLRLNRIRQASHAAGKADAPPPDLNPAGPNTNSEEVVDLSTKKRAISASLSDEQEAETQAKLRKIAMKNKPVSNASPSKERMDVDNLESYHPHTESVRGKQAGCGVAFLHNGPPLEPKEENHDVNVTPKVPLYIKIQAPKRSPTTPTSLRSTPASSPGYHKKRKRINRRWGNSRGREAKAEAAATTVIYSPSLTVAMQPELDDVEGLLFVSFTSKEALGIHVGDKPANSSFPVSPVFLTPQSKLEQTVEEIPETDEEKIARLQAVLLQDLGGLKHRQVIHPVLQEVGLKLSSLDPAKAVDLRYLGVNLPLPSPVLPVQDDATVLSPVDEGLPFVSRTGKTSDMTKIKGWRDKFVRSKETSPSKCDGSQKDLSAFCSNMLDEYLETEAQRISERAATFSTNQEGSVAYQLPAKSSSYVKTLDSALKHRNATSKSLAWANRPCPLSHKPLLYSVLMSQAPPMARPAPSAQAGARPKPKHPNKSPVLTITAKSASGAKVTYEASPASQRSPPYNPGVGQKPVVSCGQSQGVTHNRIPGFSKFQHKLLEMEMGAVNQGLGRTHLTPERLSVALSVLLTAKMLPSQRLSVPQYKKAMGPECGQEFCRLGCVCSSLQRLNRGPLHCRRLDCMFGCACFKRKIIKQFGVGETENQIQPLYSVTNMEHEVQPCPGFHSDTLWDRSTALLDPEPVFAPKNAVLLPSQVAPSNKRSIPRLNQQVREEDKDPVYKYLESMMTCARVREFNSKPPPQVTMQSKSPAALTPRTTTRPQKTTNNLPKQNPSTILTIKNAAGKASLQAKSKETEPTKQVEIQSTCQWGKDRKMVLEGLCQRLKRDNLSPQFCVGPYLIRMVSKIYIKKASGSTITYKVHISKPKKTSDEDEEDESDDADEEEVADDSPDEDQEPVEEDSPTEEPELQVGVTPFLSGVLPAGKLRARKKPSGCQAVGLIQVNGKSYTQARLLLGNMGSLHPANRLAAYVTGRLQATTKIPHQNSQKPDSKFRTPGIRRLKTAGTIVPPVITARKTKAQKTPKVPPGQRVQPDLLRRGPGTFLHPSLKPSAINPLITFVSSHRGSVTPFWNSSSSSPVSLTVSPSLKTPSFLRESGTYSFRICPPSRQGSLGQNLPGVALPGGFTLIQLPKPGVDGAFVQPAETVNTTNTTGTAKPPPQKEVSFSFGSSADNSDVDGPGLASDHAHTGTKDLSSGRSDEPGSSPELICDENMPSDESDDAKKCKLMTRVESDLDIGSEDMSSDSSDYDGEGDEDVSDETVDIETVEETREGITISEMMAAASKTLLESRYSSEDSGSARELGVKHENNNGKDEYHNRKRRTNHKVLERLRRSEQRYLFNRLQSVLQSDPRAPKLRLLSLAQSEIRTLAETSKCLEEKKRRLTQMQSIYVKELSILSGKPKELIKMKLKEIYERQKLNERRQRMVPFSLFPRHQPKTSVPQATTHQPMLQPILLSQPKAPAPAEITVCQPRPKPQQVVSTLATAEITTSLSRVEGQPQAPVASVQVTDHQTKIKDQPETPGAPIQVTAPHSQMEDQFQAPSAPATPQVTAPQDGPQALPPSPISPTQVSTPQSNLLPQAAGCPPQPFTLPLIRSKTGRIILPSCLKPIGQGFYTLMLMGAKGEESEVSSSPQTLPSDLDSSQDQERISSESEQPSDNSEEGKNPESSRAAKEVNTPSPLAKKTTKSARRRGLTSPLVELARLNKSIYLPSVALQPVEKSMEGGRVLGLNKEMATACLSFNPLKSPPCAEPEPEPEPSPPVVRRGRGRPRKHPLPVTPVNQNTKTSLVQETKTQAEDSPGKVAEVKDTQIPIPVPVKRGRGRPPKKRPAQLASPAAGTGCEPKKAAPDSGSPATQAGSSPAKASQPVDSPVRLTRSLKSPDTKSKNSPSMAPQLGGINALRPVTRGALGKDFPSAKKRSWIDVEKELEME